The nucleotide window CGCTACGGCAATCTCTTTGAAATGTATGAGCGCATCACCGGTGAAGATCCCTATGAAGTACCCATGCGCATCTATCCAGCGACCCACTATACCATGGGCGGCTTGTGGGTTGATTACAATCTGATGACGACCATTGAGGGCTTGTTTGCGATTGGTGAAGCAAACTTTTCCGATCACGGCGCAAACCGTTTGGGCGCAAGCGCGCTTATGCAAGGGCTAGCCGATGGTTATTTTGTACTGCCTTACACCTTACCGAACTATTTGGCTTCAACGGAGCTAAAACCTGTGTCAGAGGACCACCCCGAAGCAGTCTCCGTGATGAAAGAAGTGCAAGGCAATATCGAAAAGCTCTGCAACACCCCTTCGCCGAAACACTCGCCAGATTGGTTTCATCGCAAGCTTGGTTCCATCATCTGGGAGCACTGCGGCATGTCACGCACCGCAGCAGGGCTTCGGCAAGCGCTCAAAGAAATTCCAGAATTGCGCGAGCAGTTTTGGAACGAAGTTCAAATCCCAGAAAACGGAAGTGGTATGAACCAAACGCTCGAAAAGGCGGGTCGTGTTGCAGATTTTCTTGAGCTTGGCGAACTCATGTGCATTGATGCCCTGCACCGCGAAGAGTCCTGCGGTGGACACTTCCGCGAAGAACATCAAACCCCCGAAGGCGAAGCGAAGCGCAATGATGCAGCCTTTAGCTATGTCGCCGCTTGGGAGCACTCGGGCAACGCAGCCTATCCAACGCTTCACAAGGAAAACCTAAACTTTGAGTTTGTGACACCAAGCCAACGGAGCTACAAATAGATAATGTTCCGGGGACGGCGGAACGCGATAGCTTAAAGGAATAACGACCCATGGCAGATATCATACGTTTGAAACTTCACATCTGGCGGCAAAATGGCCCGAATGACACCGGCCGCTTTGAAAGCTACACAGCGGACAAGGTCAACAAAGACATGTCCTTTTTGGAAATGCTGGACGTCGTCAATGAAGGAATTATTGAATCTGGCAAAGACCCCATAGCTTTCGAGCACGATTGTCGCGAAGGGATTTGTGGGGCTTGCGGCGTTGTCGTCAATGGCTTTGCCCACGGTCCACAGAAACTGACAACCACCTGTCAATTGCACATGAGGCAATTTTCCGACGGTGATGAGCTTTGGATCGAACCTTGGCGCACCTCAGCCTTCCCTATCATTAAAGACTTGGTTGTGGATCGCGGCTCCTTTGATCGCATTATTCAAGCAGGTGGGTACGTCTCAGTGCGCACGGGCAGTCCTCAAGATGCAAACGAAATACCCATTGGTAAAGCCGCAGCCGATGCAGCTTTTGATGCCGCAGCCTGCATTGGTTGCGGTGCATGCGTAGCAGCTTGCCCGAATGCTTCCGCTCATTTGTTTGTGGCGGCCAAAGTCTCCCATCTTAGCTTGCTTCCGCAAGGCCAAGCCGAACGACAGGAGCGCGTTCGCAAAATGGTAGCTCAGCACGACGCCGAAGGCTTTGGCTCCTGCACCAATCACGGCGAATGCGAAACAGCATGCCCCAAGGGCATCAGTGTCAACTGGATAGCTCGCATGAACCGTGATTTCTTAGACGCCATGCTCAAGGCAGAAACGACTTTGAAAGCTCCAAAACTTCGGCAGGTTGAAGACAGCTAGGCCCCTTAGTGCTCTGAGCGTAGCTTTCTAACGAGCAACCACACGAGCAAAGCAAGCACCAA belongs to Myxococcales bacterium and includes:
- a CDS encoding succinate dehydrogenase/fumarate reductase iron-sulfur subunit, producing MADIIRLKLHIWRQNGPNDTGRFESYTADKVNKDMSFLEMLDVVNEGIIESGKDPIAFEHDCREGICGACGVVVNGFAHGPQKLTTTCQLHMRQFSDGDELWIEPWRTSAFPIIKDLVVDRGSFDRIIQAGGYVSVRTGSPQDANEIPIGKAAADAAFDAAACIGCGACVAACPNASAHLFVAAKVSHLSLLPQGQAERQERVRKMVAQHDAEGFGSCTNHGECETACPKGISVNWIARMNRDFLDAMLKAETTLKAPKLRQVEDS